The Hippocampus zosterae strain Florida chromosome 2, ASM2543408v3, whole genome shotgun sequence genome contains the following window.
tttcttttttcggtTATCAGATTTGGTTGAGTGTCTTTGTTCCTTTCCTGTTAAGTATATTATTATATGTGCGTgtcttgactttttatttgtgaGTTACGGTAAATTGTGTGTTAGAACACcgcagtgattctcaaatggTGTGTCGGAAGCCAAAACCGTGCCGTGGAGCCATTTTGGTTGGGTTGCAAAtagctagggaaaaaaaattcatgtaccggtagttgtattacgctttttttgccacagtaCTGAGGTTGATAAGTTTCCTCTTGGCTCATACAATATTGGTATAGGTGTCAGGAAATGTTATTCACCTGTGCTCGAGTCACTGAGCTACTCTGTAAACCAATAAAGTGCAGCTCAGCCTTTGGCTAGTGGACGTCATTGCTAGCAATGTGCTTTTGGCTGTACGTCAAACTCATTTGCAATTGCATGTAATGGCATATCCGAAGCTTGTTcgcaggctccagcaccaaAGCGTaccttttttgctttgttttactgttGGTGGTGGGCAGGCCACCTTCAAGGCAAGACCGTAAGCCCCACGGAAGGAGTGGCTGTCCCTGATGACAAAGGCGCCGGGCTCCCTGTCCTTCAGCACGTTAATGGCTGAAAGGAAAAGTGAAAGTCCAGGtggtgacatgacatgacatgacatgacatgacatgacatgacatgacaatgATGGGAGTCTGCGCAGTGCTGCTGGCGTCACCTTGTTCTCGGGAAATGTCGGGCTTGTACCAGAACTTGGACGTGTCTTGGACAAACTTAACATTCATTTTGATGTCCGGATAACCATCTGTTGATGACAGAATGAAATTATGAATGTGGAGGGGGGACAAAGAAAAAGATCACCTCAAACACTCACAGCTCATCGTCTTTGTGTCTCACCATAGATGGGCTTGGCGGTGTCTGGGTAAGTTCCAGTCAAGTTTGACCCTCCAACCTCGGCTGCGAGGTTCTTGCTGTCCATCCTCTCTGCATCTCCGCTGCTTGCGTGCCTCTTCACTGGCAGCTCGGGGGAGACGGGGAAGGCGGGCGTGGAAGGTGGCTGAGCCTGACGAGACGTGGCCCCTAACTCATCTGGGGTACTGTGGCCTCCCGCTGCAGCTCGCCGCCCCATCAGGGGGCTGGCGGGTGGCACACTTGCACTCGTTTTGGGGTTTCGGCCAATTAAGGGGCTGGAGGGGATGCCGTCCCTGCTGGCACCTGCTGCAGGGGTGCGTCTGACCGGTGAAGGACTGCCTTGGCCCAGGCGCCTTTGGAGAGCAGGGCTTGGGGGAGTATTGGTGGCCACTGTGCGGTGGAGGGTGTTGGGGCTACCAGGGACAGTGTGGACACCCATGATATTTACCTGGGAGCCATCAGGGGAGGCGTGTGTGTGAGGACAAAATGGTGTTGAGCTGTGGTCAGAAGAGCCACGTCTCCTTTTgataaagaaaacaacaacgagAAGATTATTCTTCCATTTGGATTAAAGGTTCAAGGTTTAAAGTTTCTTAGTCCAGGTCatccccatccatccatacctCATCCCATTGCTTACTGTATTTATATCGATAAGATTAATTGACTGAGATATGAGTTTTTGAATCTCTTTGCATCGTGGTAACTGGTGCATCTTTGGCCAGATTGTACTTACAGTTCAGTACATTCATTGGGTCTGATGAGACTTTCTGAGTTTCTTTCATGgtctgttttcaaatattacCTGAAGTATGTTAGGAAACCCCTGACCTTAGCTGCTACAATCTCAGCAATGTGAGCTTGAAGTTTCAGTTGTACACAGATACTAGCAGTGCACATCTTtccacaaaatgacattttcatatgGTTTTTCAATGTGTGGGGTGCGAAACAATTGAAGGACAATTCGATTTGAAAGTGAAACGATTCGATTCGGTTGAATTCAGTGGGATTATGATTCAATTTGATACAGTACAACTCAGTTTGAGAGGTTCTGAtgtattgttgtcattttacgtACATTTGAATGAAGTTGTCAGTCATGTAAATGTGCCATTGCTTTCTAAAATAATCCATATCTCGCCACTGAAAAACGATCCACTATGTGTCTCGATATATTTCAAAGAGAAGTTTTATTTACTGGAatctttgaaattaaaaaaaaaaatactggttCAAACTGTGTTTGATCACACCCCTACCAGATACGCACCCTTCGGGGCTGTGTATAGGACTGCTAGAGGTGAGAGGACTGCTGAACTGTTGTGCTCTAAGTTCCACAAAACTACGATGATCTGCATTGgatgaaaaatacatcaaagcATGAGAAAATACAATGTGTTAAAAGTGTTGTACAGattaaaagcacattttgagAACAAAAGCTGGAACAGAAAACAAGCAGCAACAAAAACGTATCCAGTATGCTACCTTGTTCTCCATGACTTGAAGCAGAGTCTAATCAAGGGAAAAGAACAGAAGAAACCGTTTTGAAGATGCACGAAAGCAAGCATATTTCAAAAGCCTGTAAGCTAGGGAGAAGCAGtaactgtttcaaacaacaGAGGACAGCAGAGAGGCAGACTGACTGTAAAATACACCTTGAGATGTTTTTGAAGTTAGACTTCACTGACCTGGTTCAAATTTTTGATTAGCCTTCATTCCCGCTGCTGACAACCAGCCTGGTGGGGAACGAGctgcagacagacagaaagaacAAAGATCATTACAATTTTATGACAGCCTTTACCCGCTGATCTTGATTTGCCAGCCTTGTAATGTAACACAGCACAAATACTTCAAAATTGCAACTGAGTAACATTTGAGTAAAATGTTGCAGACAATTATGACTTTGATTGCATTATACAGTATTTCCTgatgaaaatgattttaacaCCGATGCATTTCCCTTACCCATCTTTGTTACCCGGGACTCCAAATTAGATCCAAAGACATTGGTCTTTGCCTGAACAGTGAAAGAACAGTCCTGGCAACACATGCTGACCAAAGCAACCATAGCTGTGAACGAATATAACATTACGAACGTCCggaaggagattttttttcctgtcatgcACTGTTGTGAAAGATTCTTTCTTCAGGATCAAGTGCTTCTTACGTCTACCTAAAGTGTCAGGAATTTGGGCATTTTAAATCTCCCCATCAggttaaattcatttttattactccAGTAAAATCAATATTCTTTGGGTTATTGTGAGCTTcttaaactaaataaaaattttataaaaacataattcagagtcagggtggcccggtagtccagtggttagcacgtcggcttcacagtgcagaggtaccgggttcgattccagctccggcctccctgtgtggagtttgcatgttctacccgggcctgcgtgggttttctccgggtgctccggtttcttcccgcattccaaaaacgggcgtggcaggctgattgaacactctaaattgtccctaggtgtgagtgtgagtgcgaatggctgttcgtttctgtgtgccctgcgattggctggcaaccgagtcagggtgtccccccgcctactgcccgaagacagctgggataggctccagcaccccccgcgaccctagtgaggatcaggcggctcggatgatggatgaatgaatgaatgaatgaatgaataattcagagTCAAACCTGTCACATTCAGCAAATTCTTTGACTGTTACCATACTTTCAGTCATAGAAACagaaacattacaaaaatcagGTGAGTTTTATCAAATCTATTTTCTCCCAAGGAATCCAGTATACCTTTGAGGGACTTTCTACATATATTTGCACACAGCTGCTGTATGTTATTTGTTGTGAGGTCAAGCGTTCATCCTTTTACATAATCACGAGCCTACGCAAATCCTgtgagggcacaaaaaaaaaagctcagcatCTTTAAAGCCCATCCAAAGAGTGCGACGTAGGACTGAAAAGATGACCGCGATAGTGCAAGTATGTGGCTACCTCCAGCTCCTACAGACATTCTCCACCATTTTGGGAAAGTACGTCTATGTGAGCGAGAGAATGACATGGAACGACGCTCAGAGCTACTGCCGTGAGTTTTACACCAATCTGGCTCCGGCTGTTAATGATGAGGAACTCAGGAAATTCCGTGAAATCAGCGACTATGTGTTTAGTTTCTGGACCGGACTGGTGAAGGGTGACACTGACCAAAACAAATGGATGTGGTCAGGGGGTGGCGAGGCATCTGCAATTCTCTGGGGAATTGGGCAGCCAGATGATAAGACAAACGAAGACGCCGGCCTGATGGTGAACTACAGGATTTATAATGCAAACCGACTCCATCTGCATccctttttttgctttgatgccATTGTCGTGAGGGAGAGAGCGAGCTGGGAGGAAGCTTTGGAGCATTGCAGGGAGAGACACAGCGACTTGGCCAGTGTGACATCACAGATAGACATGCTGTTGATCCAAGCAGAGCTGGACAAGAGCCCCTTTACTGAGCATGTCTGGGTGGGTCTGCGTTTCTTCCCAGGGGGCTGGCGCTGGACGGACAAGGAGCAGTTGACATACGAGGTCTGGACTGGTGCCGAGAGGCATTTGTGTCCAGCAGCAAGACACAAGTGTGGAACCTTAAAAGTGATGGGATGGATGCCAAGTGATGATATCCACACCAGTGATATTTTGGGAACCAATGACACGCTACTTGGTGTCAGTTTGGGAAGAATTGACTTTTGGCAAGAATCAGAGTGGGAAGTTCATGACTGTGAGCAGAggctttattttgtttgctaTTGAAATTGCTGATTAAGTAATCAAAAGCTTATTCGTTCATTTAttagttcttttcaactttctgtTGTTGGAGAGAGTATCTCCAAGCAGAATggttttttatttacttttcgtTTGTTTCATTGTTATTTCCTGCCAATGTGTCTGTCCATGTTTGAATTGTGTCATGTAAACTTTTCATAAAGGTTCTTCAATACTAATAACACGATATTTGCTGCTTGTCTCTTTTCCGCACAATGATGGTGAAGAATGAATTTATTCTTAGGCGACAGGATTCACGTTTGATGTTTGAGGGAAATTCTTACCACAGCCCCCCAAAGCAGGGCTGTTCCTGACAAATCTATCGATATCGCTGTCCTCAAATGCATCCCGGTAGCTGTGCACGGAACCCTGGAACGAGTCAAGAAAACAGAATCAGAGGGAAAACAAATGACGTATTGGAGaatgtttattgattttattcctGCCAAGCTCTGGAGGGCTAAAGGGAGGATGAAACTGATAAACGTACCTCTCCTGGTCTTCCTCTTGTGTTGTGGGGCAGACTGATGCTGAAGTCTGTTGAATGGCCATCTGGCCTGTTGTCATGCACACTGTGGTACTGACCCTCACTGGTGGTTCTACGGCGGCCCGTCTCCTGGCTTACTTCTGGGGTCATTGCCCTAGAGCGTACCCCTGCGAACCCCGCACACAACATTGAAGAATGTGGGCAATGATAACTGCtcattgtaaaataaataaatacaattgaattggaAGCAACGTCAAAAATGTTCTACAAATAATGTGaaagaaaagaacaacaaaaaaggaagcAACTAAAAGTGAGTGGTGGTGGACAAACCGGAGAAGGAATAGGAACGAAGGCGGTCAGACTGTTGCAGTGTTACGCTTTCACTGATGCCACGGATACGAGCGTTGTACTCTGATGCCGGGGCAGGAAGTCAGGGTGGTGAATAGTGGACAGGAGGAAGGTAGATGAGGTAGAAGGTGAGGAAGACGTGCAGGGGAAGAAGTAATGGTGGGAAGGGGGTGGTCCGATCAGTGTGGGATAGCATAGAAACAGAGaatataaacaaaacaaaagaaagcaacTGACTGAAAAGCAAATGTTCAACTGAAACGAGCTGCATGTGAAACAATATTTCACGCAACTAATGAAGTGGCGTGTTGAAAGTATACAAAAAGAaggtacatgtactgtatgcacAGCTTAAATCCACTTGTGAGCAGCATCGAGCTTCCACTGAGTTTGCCTAAACGTGAACTCATGAAAGCCGGGATCTCAGAAGCTTCCTGCTATGATCACCTGGCGCTGTCATGCTAGACTTAATTTTCATTTTAGCTGCAGAGCTAATTATATGTGCACTTCTCATTTCTCTGGTGAATGTGTTACAGGAACTGCTATAATCTGCTCAACCACATGCTCCTCGTTGCCCCAGATGGGGATCTTGAGTTGAAACTTTAAAGATTAAACTCTGACGCCAGTGAGGCATTTAATACACTGACCCTTGTCAGGCATATCAATTATGCAATTACGTTACAGTTTGGCACAGCCCGGACTTACCGGCAATGCGGTGAGCAACCAGGCCCTCTAGGTTCAACGCCCCCTCCTCAGCATTCTGTTCTTGgggcaaagaggaggaggaggtgtccTTAGGTTCAGGGGTGAGAGCAGGAAGTGGAGTGGAGGACTCACTGCAGCCCGGATAGGGAGATGACCCCTGTAGGTCCGGAGAGTGGGACACTGTGCCGACCATGTACAAGTTTACAGGATTCAACGGTAGATGGACATTTGTGGAGGGATCTGAGGGGAACTGCTGCAGTGCTTGACGTGTGTGCATGTAGGGCTCAGGTGTGTGTGATGGTGTGGTGTTTTGGTTTTGCGAAATGGGGGTGGGCCTTTGAGGGGAGTGTACCGGAGACTCCAAAAGAGGGCTCTGGTTGGGAAAAGTTCTCACAGTCACGCGTGGTGGCTGATGGAAAGTATTATTGGATGACCCAGAGGAGCTGTAGCCATGGATGGCCGCGTCAGCTTGGTAGGATGGCCTTGTGAGTGTCTGGGAGAAGGGCACGGGTGATGAACTGAAGGTGTTTTCTCCAGGGGGAGCACTGTGTGACTTGGACATGTGGGAGTTGATCGGGTTCAGGTCGAGCATGAGCATGTTGAGCGCTTCAATGGATTGCTCAATGTCCCTTTGTGAAGCTGAGGAGGGAAAACGTGGCAAGCTATTGGTGGACTGGAGGGGCGGGCCAAAAGGATCATCCGGGAGGCTGTACTGGTGCCATGTACTGAGTCCCCTTTGAACAGCCTCCCGGCTACTGGTGCTTCTCTCGGGGGCCCTGGGCATGAGTTTAGGGTTGGACTCAGGACTTCTTCCAGGCGCGCTACCAAAGGACTGTGAGCGATACATTCCACTTCCATTCTGGAAATTGTTACATCCCCCCGATGGTGACACAGAGGCACTGCGCTCCTGCATTGCAGTGGGCGTCTGTAGTCCGTGCACAGGCATCACACTAAACTTATCGCTGAGAACACCTGATTCAAGATGGTGGCCGTCGTTCTTGACAAGGGCTTGTGAGTGATAGTAGAGGTCACCTGGTGTGGCTTGGCCCTCTAAGGATGAGAGTGTGCCCAAACTGTCCACACTGTTGCCCTCTTGGCTATTGGGAAGCTCGTCATCAAGAATATCTGTCTCACGCTCTTCTGTGGAAGGGGCACCAATTAGTCTGGTGTGACCCCCGTTGACATGCACCTGTGCAGGGACCAGGTGCCGGACACCACCTCCCGGACTGGTTGAACTAGACAAATAAACTTGTCGTTGATGAACAGGCTCCTCAAGACCGCTTAGAAGCCGGTCCAGTTCTCTCTTCTCCTGGGGGCTAAGGGACGGATGACTTACTCCTGTGTTACTGTGGTTTGAGCCCCCCTGCAGAGAGTGACTGTGTTCCTCTGTGCGGTCTGTCTTGACGGAGGCGGTGGAGTTTCCCGAATCGCTGCTCACAGACAGAGTGTGGTCGACAGTGGGGAGAGAGGCGTGACCTATTACAGGAAGGGTGTGCTCTGatggttgaaggtgttggttGGGGTGTTGCAAAGGGTTCTCTGGGGCAGTCAGGGGGTCTCCAAGGACTGGGAGGCCATTGACGGTGACCACTCCCTCCAGGGAGTCTTTCTTTCTGACCTGTGCATAAAGGCTTCCATCAAGTGGACCTTGACTGTGAACAACATCTGAAAGACagattttaaataaattataaattgaGTGGACTTCTTTCACTGTAGTTCTCTgcacacaaataaacaacagcGAACTTGCAAAGGAGTAAATAACCCTGCCCATCAGCACAAGGAAGCtctggaagtctttttttaaaccccgAGTTTTAGCCTAGCAACGGGCAGCACCGTCCCCGTGCACTAATAATAGAAAGTTTACAGGGCTAAAGGCGGTGCCACCATTGCGTCACTGACGACCAACTCAGTCTGATGCAAACCAGGGTGGACACTGACCAGCGAACACAACACTGGAAGAATACTGTATTTCATCTGTACTGAAGGACAGAAACAAACCAACTATCCTTTGTCGAGGCTGTGAAGATGAATTTACCAGTAGAACATCCGGTAATGGGCAAAGAAGCCTAGCAAAGTCAAAGTGGTGGCAACCTATTGAAGATACTTTAATGTAGCTCAAATTGTAAGCGATAACTCTAACATTTGCAAGAAGAAAACTCATCCAGGTTCTAAAGTAGTCCACGCAAAGCAATGGAAAGCCACGACAAGTACACAGCAACAACAGCTGATTGGTATGTGGTAGTGCGACCCCAAGAGACAAATGGTGGATCACTTCAAACACAGTTATTTCAAACATCATGTCAACAGGAAGTCAGAACACCAACTATAAACACAAATTGTCCCTTTGCTTGCTTCTCATGGGACTGAATGGATCATTAGCTTGTACCATATATCTCTGATGGTTGCCATGGAAAAGTCCTCCTTACCCGCTGTCGATGTGATTTTCCATCACTCTCCCTCTCCAAAAACTACGCAAACTAATAATTTACTTCCACATATATAAAGAGTGAGCCTTCTCCTATTGCTCCCCTCTCTGTGCCCTCCCATCACCAGAAATGCGCTTGACATGAAAGAGGCGGGGCCGCACCACCACTTGTTCTTCCCAGCAGCAGGGGAGTGGCTACACAGAAAACCCATCTGTCAACCTTCTGATGTCGCAGGAGAAAAGTGAATTATCAAGTTCTCTTTCCACGGCACCCTCCCACAGTCCCAAAACACATgcagtcttgaaaaaaaaatgtttttaatacattttccaCTCAGCAATAATTTCAACATTATAAACAGTCATGAGTTAGATACACTTATGAGTGCAAtgtaaaatctgaaaatgaaaatccaaTGGAATTGGAAACAGTTTATCATCCTACATGAACATGCATATGGCATGattcatgcacgcacacacatgcactactAAATAGGAAAGTTTGTCAAACATAAAATTCTCACAATGGTGATATTTGTAAAATCATTCAAATGCcatcaaaagcacattttcattgttgcTGTTCGTACTTTATAGAAAAAATGGTGATTACTAAACATGGAAATAGGtagaaacaaaatgtgtgtgtgtgtgtgtgtgtgtgtgtgtgtgtgtgtgtgtgtgtgtgcgcgtgtgtgtgcgcgtgtgatgaAAGATTTGGTAGTTTCTGTGTATATTCTATGAGCCTTGGAAAAATGTTCTCTGAGTTCTCTGACTCATTAGgtcacatgtgtcaaactcaaggcccgggggctagatctggcccgctacatcattagatgtggcccgcgaaaaacaaataaatcacctGTGAGTGGAAGAACAATCTATAGTAGTCACAGATATaacttgcatccatccatccattttctgatccgcttattctcacaaaggtcgcagagcctatcccagctgtcttcgggcagtagatggtgtacaccctgaactggttgccagccaatcgcagggcacatatagactaAACAAAGGATTCtcctttgtggagagaacaggttctgcggtgtgtctaatttgcaatgacaaaccACCACCGATGAAACGGTcccctcaggtctgtggaccagacattattagaagtaccaagaactaaactgaggctcagaggggatccggccttttctgttgctggtccctctctctggaatgacctccaactgaacattcggcaagcctcctcggtTCCCATCTTTACAACCCTCAACAacaacttgtattctttggcattcgactcagcatgacttagatttgttcttggttttactgtttggtgctttctaccgcctttattaccgatttgtcttactgttttttgtgcatgttaaattgctccatgtacagcactttgtatgcaacgatggctgtttgtaagtgctctataaatactgttgacttgacttgactttgcttGAACCACTGAGCACTCTAATCTCTGATTTCTGCTTGCAAGTCAAATCAGCCAAGCGACGGCTCGCATCTTGAAAAATTCTAATTCAGGTCATCTGAAAGTTCagagctccggtttcctcccacattccaaaaaacatgcgtggcaggctcattgaacactctaaattgtccctaggtgtgagtgtgagcgtggttggttgttcgtctctgtgtgccctgcgattggctggcaaccgattcagggtgtcccctgcctactgcccagagacagatgggataggctccagcaccccccgcgacccttgtgaggatcaagcggttcggaagatgaatgaatgaatgaaagttcagAGACCACTGTACGGTGCTCCAACATTTTTGAATATCCCTTTTGATGAAAATCGAGCATGGAGGTTACTCTGCATTCTACCAAGCGACATGTCAGTCATAAATCTGATAAATATGAGCGATAAACCTCTCACCTCTCGCCCAAAATCAGATGGGATCAACCTCAGCTTCGCTGAAGATCCAGTACAAAATAAGCGGTAtagaaaatcgatggatgaCGGTGCAATGTCAGTCATGCGGCTTAAAGTAAAGCAGCAGCAAGGTTGATGGCTCGGAGAAATCCTTTTGAAATCTGAACACATGCTTTGCATCATGCTATAACCACCAAAAGATCCGATGGCGCTGCAAGGCACCTAATATGCAGTTATCACTCACATTAATGCCAAAGCGCTTCAAATCATTGTGGCAGCACTCCAGCTGGGTATTAACTGTGGCGAGCATGATTTTAAGCCCAAATAGATCGCACAACCTTCCCTGGGCGCCATTAAATAGTGGCAGCCAACCTTAAATTAGATCAGGTGAGTCACCCGGGCAGTGTGCCATGCGCACCAAATGCTGGTGCACATGCTTGTTCACCTAGTgtatttctgtttatttttaaatgcattgtaCTGGTTGCAGGTCCACACACTCACTCCCAAACACAAGCCATAGCTTGGGTGCCTCATTGGCACATCTCAGACTTGGCAGCCattaaaaagccattttcaCAAAAGTGCCTAATGGTTTGTTATAAATAGAAGCAGTTGAGCACCGCGTGTCACTGCGGTGTCAAAAGCCCAGCTGGCAAGTTGAGTACAAAGCGGGGTGTACATGCAGTTTGTTCCAGAAGTATTTGGACAGTGTTTGTGATTTTGCCTTTTACACAGCAGCACAATGGattacactgaaaacaaaatgtgattgCCGTGTCAACTTTCAGATGTAAGACCAAAGAAAAATatggaatagaatagaataaaacAGAACAGACAGGCCCATCCATTCCATTCTGCACTGCGAGCTGTCAGTTGCATTGCGTTGCATTGGAGCATTCTGGTCACTTACTGAAGATTTCAGTCAAAATAGTAAGACCCCAAAACAAGCGGCAATTGGAGGTGTCTGGAAATGAAAGTCGGTCAAGGCATACCCAGGGAGAAATGTAAGAATGTGATGATGTCCGTGGAGTCCAGATTTCAGGCAGTTGTGACCAACTATGAAGCATCTAACAAAATAGCCAAATACTTTTCTGTCCATACAATGCGACATAATCTACATAAAATGGCTGTAATTCCTGAATGATAAAAGATGAGTCTACACTTCGGATACTAATTAATTGCTTATTGTAATTCAAATCAATTGTAGCGGTGTAGGAAAGAGGCAAAATAAAACTTCCTTGGTAGCCCAAGTCTGGACCTAACTGGATGTCAACAAGGCTGATTCTGTGCTTTCCTACTTGATGATAGCGAAACAAAAAAGGTTTACGTGCTAGTGCTACACCTGACATTGACAGGTCTGACCTGTTTGGGACTACATGTCTGGTTAACAACATCTACCTCTGGAAGATAGACCTGCAGTTTAAATTTGATTAGATGCAgtgcattatttttgtttcttcttcgtAAAAGTGTAAGCAATTTACAATGTTGTGTGATCAAAAGTCTGGAATTTCAAGCAAAATCAATTCAGATCTCAGTGGGCATACAAGAggacagtaaaactaaaaaaaacccacaaaggtgGATACTGTCCTTGTTGAAGTCAACCAAAGTGTGAAAGATGGAGGTTGATGTTTTCTTTCAGTATGACAACATCTTCAACGTCAGTCACAATTATATACACTGACAGGccagtgcaggaatgtgtggaCACACAGTGATATCGCCTCACCACTGGATGTGACATTTAGCTTTGATATCGCTGAGACGTCATCCAGTCTACATGCCGGCAGAAGGTGACTGGGTTTGACTGACAGCTGTCTGACTTGTCCCATACACTTGTTTGTGTCACATTCGCCCATCTTACAAAATCTTCAAGGGGACTAATAACACATCGCAGTTCTCTGTTAAAGAGTGGAACATTTTAAGAGTGAGATATGACATGACAGCACACGGCATGTGTCACAGTGGGAGAATCGGTGAGTGACTGGTTTCATATGACCAAAGTCTGCCTCCTGCTCCATCCATCAGTCACTCCTTAGCGGTAACGTGATGTGTCCGTATTAGTGTCACCTACCAAAAGGATTTTCAGGGTGATGTCATGTTAAAGACATCCCGTTACACTTCTAATTCACATTTATCTCCATGCTCAGAGGATATGCGATCAGTAGCGGCTTGACTCCAAAATAGCTATTCAGAGGAGAAAGAAGGCATGAAGGAAAGAAGACAGCCACAGCAGGGTTTCGAGGACGGATGGGACCTGAACCTGCTGCTGCGGCTCACCGTGCTGTCAGTGACACGTCCAGCTCAAAGCATTTTGTTCtcgtgtgacacacacacacaagcacgcatttAAAATACTTCACTACTCTCCATTTCTGCAGACTT
Protein-coding sequences here:
- the tns1a gene encoding tensin-3 isoform X3, which translates into the protein MEILRFYHMSWKTLFSWVGMPTASLSLPSALAGRARTWVCLSCMFWPDELEGVHTHYFKLKPFKKAKSCDICKQAITKEGLVCKACQLSCHKKCEVKVTTACQTSTNYELPPTPQLPLKHVDTPGSARSCKSAEIKRKQSRSQSMVQDMEESYEVDLVYITERIISFSFPATAEERSYIAHLKEVAAMLRSKHGDHYLVLNLSELRNDLAALNPKVLEFGWPDHHAPPLDKICSMCKAIDTWLNGDPHNVVVLHNKGNRGRTGVVVAAYMHYSNISASADQALDRFAMRRFYEDKALPMGQPSQRRYVRYFNGLLSGDIKINNKPLFLHHVIMHGIPNFESKGGCRPFLKIYQAMQPVYTSGIYNVQGDGNTSICITIEPGLLLKGDILLKCYHKRYRNPTRDVVFRVQFHTCAIHDLGVVFGKSELDETFKDDRFPEYGKVEFVFSYGPQKIKGLGHLENGPSVCVDYNTQDPLIRWDSYENFSHRCEGAADYQHDVVHSQGPLDGSLYAQVRKKDSLEGVVTVNGLPVLGDPLTAPENPLQHPNQHLQPSEHTLPVIGHASLPTVDHTLSVSSDSGNSTASVKTDRTEEHSHSLQGGSNHSNTGVSHPSLSPQEKRELDRLLSGLEEPVHQRQVYLSSSTSPGGGVRHLVPAQVHVNGGHTRLIGAPSTEERETDILDDELPNSQEGNSVDSLGTLSSLEGQATPGDLYYHSQALVKNDGHHLESGVLSDKFSVMPVHGLQTPTAMQERSASVSPSGGCNNFQNGSGMYRSQSFGSAPGRSPESNPKLMPRAPERSTSSREAVQRGLSTWHQYSLPDDPFGPPLQSTNSLPRFPSSASQRDIEQSIEALNMLMLDLNPINSHMSKSHSAPPGENTFSSSPVPFSQTLTRPSYQADAAIHGYSSSGSSNNTFHQPPRVTVRTFPNQSPLLESPVHSPQRPTPISQNQNTTPSHTPEPYMHTRQALQQFPSDPSTNVHLPLNPVNLYMVGTVSHSPDLQGSSPYPGCSESSTPLPALTPEPKDTSSSSLPQEQNAEEGALNLEGLVAHRIAEYNARIRGISESVTLQQSDRLRSYSFSGVRSRAMTPEVSQETGRRRTTSEGQYHSVHDNRPDGHSTDFSISLPHNTRGRPGEGSVHSYRDAFEDSDIDRFVRNSPALGGCARSPPGWLSAAGMKANQKFEPDSASSHGEQDHRSFVELRAQQFSSPLTSSSPIHSPEGRRGSSDHSSTPFCPHTHASPDGSQVNIMGVHTVPGSPNTLHRTVATNTPPSPALQRRLGQGSPSPVRRTPAAGASRDGIPSSPLIGRNPKTSASVPPASPLMGRRAAAGGHSTPDELGATSRQAQPPSTPAFPVSPELPVKRHASSGDAERMDSKNLAAEVGGSNLTGTYPDTAKPIYDGYPDIKMNVKFVQDTSKFWYKPDISREQAINVLKDREPGAFVIRDSHSFRGAYGLALKVACPPPTVKQSKKVADLTNELVRHFLIETSPKGVRLKGCANEPYFGCLSALVYQHSMTPLALPCKLMIPTRDPNEEALELAIPTDPVVELLKQGTVQKVPEESYASNVLYINSVDMESLTGPQAIAKAISQTLTTNPQPAATVVHCKVSPQGIMLTDSHRKLFFRRHYPLSSITYCDADPQGRRWGQEGGRSLRLFGFVARKQGSTTDNVSHLFAELDPDQPASTIVSFVSKMMRR